The Actinomyces viscosus genome segment CGGACCGCGGGCGAGGTTGTGCAGGTGCGTCGTCTCGACGCCGTCGAGCCGCAGGACCCGGGCCAGGGCGTCGAGCACCTGAGAGGAGGCGCGACCCGCCTGCCCCTGCTCGAGCCGGGTGTAGTAGCCCGCGCTCAGCCCGGCCAGCTGGGCGAGCTCCTCACGCCGCAGCCCCGGAACACGTCGGGTCGTCCCATAGGAGCTCAGCCCCAGGGCCTGCGGCGTCACCCGGTCCCGGCGGGTCCTCAGGAACGCTCCCAGCGTCTCGCCGGGGACCTCTGCCGTGGCCGTCACCGTCTCCATTCCGTCTCCACCCCGCCTTCACGTCATCGCTTGCAGTCGTCCCTCAGCCGGTGTCCTGCTCAGCGTAGGCACCCGTCATCCGCCGCGCCTACCCCTGCGAGGTGTACCCACCCCAGGGGCATGGCCGGTGACGGCGGAGGCCCCGAGCATGATGGGCATGAACACGACGGACGTACCCGCCCACTGCCCCTCGGCCCCCAGCCCCCTCGACCAGGACGACCGCGCTCCGCGGCGCGCCTGGCTCGGCCTCTTGGTGGTGCTTGGTCCGGTGCTGCTGGTCTCCATGGACGGCTCGGTGCTCTTCCTGGCGATGCCCACCATCACCCGATCCATCGGGCCCAGCGCCGATGAGGCGCTGTGGATCCTCGACATCTACGGCTTCGCCGTCAGCTCGTTGCTCATCACCTTCGGCAACCTCGGCGACCGGTTCGGACGCCTGCGGTTCCTGATCGGCGGGGCCCTCGTCTTCGGCGTCGGTTCGGGGCTGGCGGCCCTGTCCCCCTCCCCCGGTTGGTTGATCGCCTCGCGCGCGGTTATGGGTCTGGGCGGTTCGACACTCCTGCCCTCCGGACTCGCAGTGCTCAGCGAGCTGTTCGTGAGCCCTCGTCTGCGCTCCCGGGCGATCGGGATCTTCGCCGCGACCTTCGCCACGGGTTTCGCCATCAGCCCGGTCATCGCAGGGCTGCTGCTGAGCCGCTTCTTCTGGGGCTCGGTGTTCCTCATCAATCTGCCGGTCGTCGCAGTCTTTCTGCTCGCGGCACCCTTCGTCCTGCGCGAGGTCAGAGCCGCCCGCCCCGCCGCGGTGGACCTCCTCAGCATCGACCTGTCCGCCGCCGGCATGTTCCTGACCGTCTACGCCGTGAAACGGGCGGCGGCCTATGACCTGTCTCCACTGGTCGCGATGTCGGCGGCCGCGGGGTCCGGCCTGCTGGTCTGGT includes the following:
- a CDS encoding MFS transporter produces the protein MNTTDVPAHCPSAPSPLDQDDRAPRRAWLGLLVVLGPVLLVSMDGSVLFLAMPTITRSIGPSADEALWILDIYGFAVSSLLITFGNLGDRFGRLRFLIGGALVFGVGSGLAALSPSPGWLIASRAVMGLGGSTLLPSGLAVLSELFVSPRLRSRAIGIFAATFATGFAISPVIAGLLLSRFFWGSVFLINLPVVAVFLLAAPFVLREVRAARPAAVDLLSIDLSAAGMFLTVYAVKRAAAYDLSPLVAMSAAAGSGLLVWFLARQRRLEHPLVDVGLFRGKVFTIAILTGVISLVVWSAAAYLSGVYLQSVLGLSVLTAALLALPGALVLTASCVLTPALAERVGQRRALLTCHVTMAGGLALLLLTRTTEGIGWFIASTAVAGLGYGISFSLVADAAVGAVPPERAGAAGAIAETSNEIGNALGIALLGSTATLMFRLRGPGLAPALGETLDAGALTSSTATQAKAAFVDGFHLAVALAVLLCAALGALAFRWLSRSGQ